AGTTTCGATATCTTTCTCCCCGTTTATGATATCCATCAGGTGGGTGGAGGAAATGCTCCCCGCGGAAAGGCTGGGTTGGCTGGATGGGTTTTTGGTGTTTTTAATGTGGATGACCTCATGCAAAAGGTCCGGGGGTCCACTGATCCGGGAATCCGTTTTGAAATATTCGACGGACCTTCTATTCTGGCGGAAAATTTGATTTACAGTAGTACCCGCCAAATATTTTCGTCTTCACCGGCTAATCCGGAGAGGTTCCATTCCATCCAAAATATATTTTTCCCTGGGCATCAATGGACTGTTCGTTATTCATCATTGCCTGCCTTTGAGTTAACTTTTTCAGACCGGCAATCATCCATTATTCTTAATGCCGGGCTTTTGTTGAGCATATTACTTTTCGGGGTGACATGGTCGCTGAGCAATACCCGGGCGCATGCTGAAGAAATTGCCGAGCGGATGACCGCCGAGTTAAAAATCAAAGATAAAGCCTTTGCCTCCGTCAATAACGGCATTCTGATTTCGGATGCCACCCGTCCGGATATGCCGATTATTTATGTCAATGAGGCATTCTGCCGTATTACGGGATATTCACCGGAAGATGTCATTGGGAAAAACTGCCGCTTTCTCCAAAATGATGACAGGCAACAACCCGCTATCGAAGAAATCCGCCACGCCCTGAAGACAGGTATCCCTTGCGATACGGTATTAAGGAATTACCGGAAAGACGGCACACTCTTTTATAATGAGTTTTCGATATCCCCGATCAAATCAGTTGATGGCAAAATTTCTCATTTTGTCGGTATCCAGCAGGATATTACCGAGCGTAAGAATATCGAAAGAAACCTCAAAGAAAGTGAACGAAAATACCGGACGGTCGTTGACTCTGTCCAGGAAGTCATTTTCCAGATGGACTTCAGCGGGCATTGGACATTTCTGAGTGCCGCTTGGCGTACGATGACTGGTTATCAGGTGGATGAGTCCCTAGGCCATAGTTTTCTCCGTTATATTCATCCCCTCGATAGAACCATGATCTCCGAGAATTTCCGGGGACTCCTCACAAAATCCGATGCCTCTTGCCGCCTCGAAGTCCGGGTTCTTTCCAAAGATGATACTTACCAGTGGACGGAGCTCACCATCCAAAAACGCCCGGGTGAAAAAGGAGAGCGTATGATTCTTCCGGGGACAATCATGAATATTAGCGAGAGGAAACGTGCCGAGGAGATGACGGCCCGGGCCCGGGATGCCGCGATACAAAGTGCCCGGATGAAAGCCGATTTTCTCGCCAATATGAGCCATGAAATCCGGACTCCGCTCAACGGGATCGTCGGGATGGCCGGGCTCCTAGCCGATAGCTCTCTCGGGCGTGAACAGAAAGACTTTGTACAAACCATCCGCTCTTGTGCGGACTCGTTAATGGGGATCATTAATGACATCCTTGATTTTTCAAAAATCGAGGCAGGTAAACTCTCCTTTGAAACACTGGATTTTAACCTCCGCAATGCGGTGGAAAACTCCATGGATATGGTTTCTGGAGGCATGGGGGCAAAATCGATCGAGCTTGCTTTCGATATTCATGATGATGTCCCTGTCTATCTCCAGGGAGACCCCGGCCGTCTAAAACAGATTCTTGTGAACTTGATTAATAATGCAGCCAAATTCACAGAGAAAGGGGAAGTTGTTATCACTATTTCGGTTGATTCGTTCGCCGGCGAAAAGGCCCTGATCAAGACAGAGGTGCGTGACACGGGTATCGGTATTTCCCCGGACAAGCTTCAAGATCTTTTCCAGCCATTTGTCCAGGCAGACACATCCACGACGCGCAAATACGGAGGGACTGGTTTGGGATTGAGTATCAGCCGGCAATTGGTCACACTGATGGGTGGAACCATGGGAGTCCATAGTGAGCTTGGTGCCGGGTCGACGTTTTGGTTTACCATTCCCTTTGATTTACAGAGCCAGCCCCCAAAAGGGTATGACCCATCTGGATCTCATCTCAAAGGAGCGCGGGTGCTGATTCTCGATGATAATGAAACCAACCGCCGGATTCTTTTACATCAATTAAAAAATTGGGACCTTTTAGCCGATGAGCTTGCAGACTCCCGGTTAGCCTTCGACACTTTGATGAAGGCCAAGGAAGCCGGCAGTCCCTATGACATTTTGTTGCTGGACATGCAAATGCCTTTCTTGGACGGGCTGGGGGTGGCTAAAGCGATCCAATCCTATCGGGGATTGTCCGAGTTATCCATTTTATTAATGACCTCTGGATCCCCTGGTAGTCAGGAGATGGCTTTTTATAAAGCCTTTGGCATCAGGCAATGCCTGACAAAACCGCTCAAACAATCAGTATTATTTGATGCTCTGTCCTGTATTTTGGAACACTCATTAGCATCCTCCACTGCCGCGTCAACCCCGGTTCCCATGGGCCTTCGGGATTCCTCCGAGAAAAAATCTTTCCGTATTTTGATTGCCGAGGATAATATTACCAACCAGAAAGTCGCACTCCTCCAGCTCGCCAAGCTTGGTTATGAAGCCGATACTGTAGCCAATGGGCTGGAGGTGATCGAGGCACTTTCGCGTATCCCTTACAAAATTATCCTGATGGATTGCCAAATGCCCGAAATGGATGGATACACGGCTTCCTCAGTGATCAGGATGAATGAAAAGGATGATTATCACCCGGTGATTATCGCCATGACTGCCCACGCCATGGAAGGTGACGAGAAAAAATGTTTGGACGCCGGTATGGATGATTATATCTCCAAACCGGTCAATATGGTCAGCCTCAAGACTATACTTGAAAAATGGACAAAAAAAATCGGGTGAAATGGCTGATTCAAAAAATGGCCGGTGGTTGTAGGTAGACACTTCTGAGGGGGGGCGTTTTTTTTAATTAACAAATACGCAAATTGCGCGTATGAAAGGGGGTCTCATGCCAGCAAATACTTTTGGAGAACTTTTTAGAATCACCACTTGGGGCGAATCCCACGGGGGTGGAGTCGGCGTCGTCGTGGACGGCTGCCCGCCAAAGCTTCCCCTTGATGAATCCGATATCCAGGGCGATCTCGACCGCCGCCGCCCAGGACAGAGTAAAATCACTACCCCGCGCAAGGAAGCCGACCAATGCCGCATTCTCTCCGGTGTTTTCCAAGGGAAAACTCTGGGTTCCCCAATATCCATCATGGTCGATAATACCGATGCCCGGCCGGAGGCTTACAGCGAAATGGCCAAGCTTTTCCGCCCATCCCATGCTGATTACACTTACCAGGCTAAATATGGTATCCGTAATTGGGAGGGTGGCGGGCGCTCCAGTGCACGCGAGACCATCGGGCGTGTGGCAGGGGCCGCCGTCGGAAAGAAAGTTTTGGGCAAATTGCACCCTGACCTGGAGGTGGTTTGTTATGTCAAACAAGTTAAAGACATCATCGCGCAAATCGCCCCTGAAAAGGTAAAGTTTTCTGAAGTGGAATCGAATATTGTCCGTTGTCCTGACCAAAAGACCGCCAAGAAAATGAT
The DNA window shown above is from Verrucomicrobiota bacterium and carries:
- a CDS encoding PAS domain S-box protein; amino-acid sequence: MFPVISSKSLERMKAFCAVVVVATGLMVLFGWWQDIGLFIYVHKSFQAMNPLTALNFVLTGIALYISNRCVGRRALGVLLIFCCFFVLMTSSLRILDISGITQFDIDHLLFSEKVNDNHMKPVAALNFILACFGLLGVNFRWCRKILPPEIIIVPPLLLLSMGLLGCVVDIVLFQELIFIIPVPIHTAMVFWILCAGIIMTPYAGGMAGVVLEKNGPLKPHQLIYRIIRQSPLAWILLVISILVTGTIWRMSSQSMRAEVDKNFNLRCAEINSVILSRIDSCELILSGARGLFHASNRVTYDEWADYAKSLHINDAISELKGIGFISYVRAGQLQGFLKKENKERTLPLQPRNLDNAAADFFIVNYFDQVPGSSDLIGSDFGQDPRIRRALERTLETDSFSMSPVIVLEGESSRSFDIFLPVYDIHQVGGGNAPRGKAGLAGWVFGVFNVDDLMQKVRGSTDPGIRFEIFDGPSILAENLIYSSTRQIFSSSPANPERFHSIQNIFFPGHQWTVRYSSLPAFELTFSDRQSSIILNAGLLLSILLFGVTWSLSNTRAHAEEIAERMTAELKIKDKAFASVNNGILISDATRPDMPIIYVNEAFCRITGYSPEDVIGKNCRFLQNDDRQQPAIEEIRHALKTGIPCDTVLRNYRKDGTLFYNEFSISPIKSVDGKISHFVGIQQDITERKNIERNLKESERKYRTVVDSVQEVIFQMDFSGHWTFLSAAWRTMTGYQVDESLGHSFLRYIHPLDRTMISENFRGLLTKSDASCRLEVRVLSKDDTYQWTELTIQKRPGEKGERMILPGTIMNISERKRAEEMTARARDAAIQSARMKADFLANMSHEIRTPLNGIVGMAGLLADSSLGREQKDFVQTIRSCADSLMGIINDILDFSKIEAGKLSFETLDFNLRNAVENSMDMVSGGMGAKSIELAFDIHDDVPVYLQGDPGRLKQILVNLINNAAKFTEKGEVVITISVDSFAGEKALIKTEVRDTGIGISPDKLQDLFQPFVQADTSTTRKYGGTGLGLSISRQLVTLMGGTMGVHSELGAGSTFWFTIPFDLQSQPPKGYDPSGSHLKGARVLILDDNETNRRILLHQLKNWDLLADELADSRLAFDTLMKAKEAGSPYDILLLDMQMPFLDGLGVAKAIQSYRGLSELSILLMTSGSPGSQEMAFYKAFGIRQCLTKPLKQSVLFDALSCILEHSLASSTAASTPVPMGLRDSSEKKSFRILIAEDNITNQKVALLQLAKLGYEADTVANGLEVIEALSRIPYKIILMDCQMPEMDGYTASSVIRMNEKDDYHPVIIAMTAHAMEGDEKKCLDAGMDDYISKPVNMVSLKTILEKWTKKIG
- the aroC gene encoding chorismate synthase gives rise to the protein MKGGLMPANTFGELFRITTWGESHGGGVGVVVDGCPPKLPLDESDIQGDLDRRRPGQSKITTPRKEADQCRILSGVFQGKTLGSPISIMVDNTDARPEAYSEMAKLFRPSHADYTYQAKYGIRNWEGGGRSSARETIGRVAGAAVGKKVLGKLHPDLEVVCYVKQVKDIIAQIAPEKVKFSEVESNIVRCPDQKTAKKMISLIEKMRAQGDSVGGIIECVVHGVPVGLGEPVFDRLEADLAKAMMSLPASKGFEIGSGFDCIHYTGREHNDLFRMQGGKVRTLTNRSGGVQGGISNGEPVIFRVAFKPVATVMHPQKTISISKKNAELKARGRHDPCVLPRAVPMVEAMTVLVLTDHLLRYRANCAGFNK